The DNA region ATCCCGAAGGAGATGACGTCGGCCAGCGAGTCGAACTCCCGGCCGAAGTCACTGGTGGCGCCCGTCATGCGGGCGATCCGCCCATCGAGCATGTCGAGGACCACGGCGATGCCGATGAACGGCGCCGCCGTGGAGAACTCGCCTCGCATGGCGTAGATCACGCACGCGTAGCCACAGAACATGTTGGCCAGCGTGAACAGGCTGGGCAACAGGTACATCCCGCGGCGGAGGCGGCGCTGCTCGGGGTCGCGGCGCCGCAGCACGTTGATCATGACCGGGGATCTTACCCTCAGGCTTCCGGCCAGCGTGCAATCACGCTCTCGGCGCCTCGCACGACGTCGCCGGGCTTGACCTGGAGCACGCACCCCGGCGGGACGAACACGTCCATGCGCGACCCGAACTTCATCAGGCCGAAGCGTTCCCCGGCCAGCAGTTGGTCGCCCACCTGGACCCGGCATACGACGCGGCGCGCCAGCACGCCGACCACCTGCCGGAAGACCACGGTGCGGTCGCCATCCTTGATCCACACCTCGTTGCGCTCGTTCTCGGCCGCCGCCCGCTCGTCGTAGGCAGCCAGGAACTTGCCGGGCGTGTAGGCAATCCGCGTGATCTCGCCGCCGAAGGGCGCGCGGTTGATGTGCACGTCCATGGGCGACAGGAAGATGCTGATCTGCTGCCACTCCCCCGGCGGGGCGACACCCGGCTCACCCGGCCCTGCCACCATCACCCGCCCGTCGGCCGGCGAGAGGACGAGGTCGGGATGCTGGGGCGGGTAGCGCTCGGGATCGCGGAAGAAGTACGCCATGAAGCCGGCCATGCCGAGCAGCGGCAAGCCGGCGGCGGGCTTCTTCTTGAGCAGGAGATACGCTGCGGGAGCTAGGAACCCGGCGATGAAGGGGTATCCGGCGCGATCGAGCTTCATGTTGTCAGGGTACACGGCCGCGGGGAGACGGCGGCACGCGAGGTGGCCCCGGGGCGGGAACCACGGTGCCCGCCGTGGAGACGGGCACCCGGAGAGGACCGAATCTATCGTCCGCCCGCGCTAGGCGTGGGCGAAGCTGGGGGCCGGACCGGTGGGCGGCGGGGCCTCGTATCGTCGGACGATGTCCTCCATCCGATCCTTGAGCTGGAGCTTGCGCTTCTTGAGGCGGACTTCCTCGAGCTGCTCGCTCTCGGACAGGTGCGGGTTGGTGGACATGGACCGAATCTGCTCGTCCAGCTCGTGGTGGAGTCGGTAGAGCTCGCGATACTCCGCGTCGGTCCGGAGCAGTTGCTCCTTCAGATCCTGCGCATCGGGCATTGCTGCCTCCTTGCTGGCGGGGGAACCGTTCAGGGTCTTCCCCCGGGTTCAAGGGGCACTCTACCACCGTCCGATCAGCCCCGCAACGCGGAATTCTCGGCCCCGGGCGTGAGGTTTTCCCCGTCCAGCCCATCCGCTCCAGAAGGCCTCGCGGCGGGGCGCCAATGCATCAACACGGCGTCCTCGCGCGGCGCCTGATAGTAGTCGCGACGACGCCCGTGATCGACGAACCCCTGACGGGCGTACAGGTGGCGGGCCGCGACGTTGGAGGCCCGGACCTCGAGGTGCACGCCGAGCGGACATGCGTCAGCCGCCACTGACAGGACGGCCCGCAAGAGCGCCCGTCCGACGCCGTGACGCCGGTCGTCGGGGTGCACGACGATGCGCAGCAACTCGCCCTCGCCTGCGACCACCCGCAGGATCGCCGCCCCGCGCGGCCGGCCGCCCGCCGCCGCGATCCACGCCCGCGTGAGCCCGTCCTGCAGCAGCGCCCGCACCGCATCGACCGACCAGGGCACGTCGAAACTCGAGGCCTCGAGCGCCGCCACCTCCGTGCTGGCCTCCGGGCCGGCTTCGTGGATGGCCAGGCCGATCACGTCACGTCACCGCCGACGGGCAGGCCGGCGCGCTCCCGCGTGATCACCGCGTCGGGCCGTCGCACGTAGGCGGGCCTGAGCGCGGCGGGACCCACGGCCTCACCGGGCCGCCGCATGGCCGCCTCGGCGAGCACGGCCGCCAGCAGGGGCGCGGTGACCGGACGAAGGCGGGAGCCCAACGCCAGCTCGAGCGGCGCCGCCATCGCCGGCCAGGCGTCGCCCAGCACGACGATGTCGCCGTCGGT from Luteitalea sp. TBR-22 includes:
- a CDS encoding phosphatidylserine decarboxylase, whose protein sequence is MKLDRAGYPFIAGFLAPAAYLLLKKKPAAGLPLLGMAGFMAYFFRDPERYPPQHPDLVLSPADGRVMVAGPGEPGVAPPGEWQQISIFLSPMDVHINRAPFGGEITRIAYTPGKFLAAYDERAAAENERNEVWIKDGDRTVVFRQVVGVLARRVVCRVQVGDQLLAGERFGLMKFGSRMDVFVPPGCVLQVKPGDVVRGAESVIARWPEA
- a CDS encoding YdcH family protein, whose protein sequence is MPDAQDLKEQLLRTDAEYRELYRLHHELDEQIRSMSTNPHLSESEQLEEVRLKKRKLQLKDRMEDIVRRYEAPPPTGPAPSFAHA
- the rimI gene encoding ribosomal protein S18-alanine N-acetyltransferase, which translates into the protein MIGLAIHEAGPEASTEVAALEASSFDVPWSVDAVRALLQDGLTRAWIAAAGGRPRGAAILRVVAGEGELLRIVVHPDDRRHGVGRALLRAVLSVAADACPLGVHLEVRASNVAARHLYARQGFVDHGRRRDYYQAPREDAVLMHWRPAARPSGADGLDGENLTPGAENSALRG